In Salarias fasciatus chromosome 2, fSalaFa1.1, whole genome shotgun sequence, one genomic interval encodes:
- the b4galt1l gene encoding beta-1,4-galactosyltransferase 1 → MPGETALNFNLLHRTCKLVVLLCFLHISVTVVFYVRSLDLRFAFVQNQQSSHSNRSASTTANKDAKSGEGSPERKTPEVKAAPELKKCPETSPLLVGPLRVEFNMPVSLDKVKKDNPRVEVGGRSRPSDCVALQKVAIIIPFRKREEHLKYWLYYLHPILQRQQLDYGVYVINQDGDEIFNRAKLLNVGYTEALKEYDYNCFVFSDVDLIPMDDRNTYRCFNQPRHLSVSMDKFGFRLPYNQYFGGVSSMSKEQYLKINGFPNNYWGWGGEDDDIYNRLASKGMSISRATGDIGKCRMIRHSRDKQNEPNPQRFDRIAHTRETMMRDGINSLSYKVIEKEKLDLYTMITVDVGKP, encoded by the exons ATGCCCGGGGAGACCGCCTTGAACTTCAACCTCCTGCACCGGACCTGTAagctggtggtgctgctgtgcTTCCTCCACATCTCTGTCACGGTCGTCTTCTACGTCCGCTCCCTGGACCTCCGCTTCGCTTTTGTCCAGAACCAGCAGTCGTCCCACAGCAACAGGAGCGCCTCCACAACCGCAAACAAGGACGCGAAGTCCGGCGAAGGCTCCCCGGAACGCAAAACCCCCGAGGTGAAGGCGGCGCCGGAGTTGAAGAAATGCCCCGAGACGTCCCCCCTGCTGG TTGGTCCTCTGCGGGTCGAGTTCAACATGCCCGTCAGTCTGGACAAGGTGAAGAAGGATAACCCGCGGGTGGAGGTGGGCGGGCGCTCCAGGCCGTCGGACTGCGTGGCGCTGCAGAAGGTCGCCATCATCATCCCGTtcaggaagagagaagagcacCTGAAGTACTGGCTGTACTACCTGCACCCCAtcctgcagcggcagcagctggatTACGGGGTCTACGTCATCAACCAG GACGGAGACGAGATATTTAACCGGGCGAAGCTGCTGAACGTGGGCTACACCGAGGCGCTGAAGGAGTACGACTACAACTGCTTCGTCTTCAGCGACGTGGACCTCATCCCCATGGACGACCGCAACACCTACCGCTGCTTCAACCAGCCCCGGCACCTGTCGGTGTCCATGGACAAGTTTGGCTTCAG GTTACCGTATAACCAGTACTTTGGAGGGGTCTCATCAATGAGCAAAGAGCAGTACCTGAAGATTAATGGGTTTCCTAATAATTACTGGGGCTGGGGAGGAGAGGACGACGACATATACAACAG acttGCATCGAAAGGAATGTCCATCTCCAGAGCCACTGGAGACATTGGGAAATGCAGAATGATCCGCCATAGCAGAGACAAGCAAAACGAACCCAACCCACAGAG GTTCGACCGGATAGCTCACACCAGAGAGACAATGATGAGAGACGGGATCAACTCTCTGTCGTATAAAGTGATAGAGAAGGAGAAACTGGACCTGTACACGATGATCACCGTGGATGTGGGGAAGccctga
- the rest gene encoding RE1-silencing transcription factor — MSTQAVYAVEMFPVGVPVMEDLSRNTLPAPQLVMLANVAAVTAAEGSGDGGSAADEKEMMELKTVGCSYSDSEDEGIIRYSYDNQNHLEVCIVEYPDSPAPNAMPVEEDEGDKAEDLSQPQTPAPPAADETPQQGPKRKEAPAVTPDSAKKKKPFHCKPCHFQAQNEQQFVEHLSSHSVSKMMVVNKVEGRSKTRTKEADAAPAATSEQAENGGEANGGDSKGLIRCERCGYNTNRYDHYIAHLKHHSKEGDDHRVFKCTLCPYTTVSQYHWRKHLRNHFPSKLHTCSQCSYFSDRKSNYIQHIRTHTGVRPFQCLFCDYSSSQKTHLTRHMRTHSGERPFKCESCSYLAANQHEVTRHARQVHNGPKPLSCPYCEYKTADRSNFKKHVELHIHPRQFLCPLCKYAASKKCNLQYHIKSRHSGCNVSVDISKVKLKKKPTADGAEESPEAKKAETSYSVEDDFDVDDADEDSSPINLSIGKSSQATQTVQSRSLVKPAINPEKEKVVKVKEKPEPERKVAKRQKKVEKVPVSPADSTAVKETQAAVENSDKVKRRIKKVSAEKATVQDQQEGSLVLADQTETENYNQQRSEEARSGKQKTKKEHQKVNQKENKNLNKPQKSGSKKSDKNTEHAEDAVKPDGPDKTPKEQRFKVKAEKRKAGEALDLSKKSGTPTKTRKLKAKPAPEDTVKTELNTAVRKSTGAGSGNQKKPRTKKSASPLQTVDAALDKAISPSTEAPESYSAETCSDKTGAGPKMAETHSNPTGTRSNAAGSGPGKAAASPAVSNAETKEIPPTGFQKSGKKRSQEEEVSSSSSSGELTPPVPVFLKPTSPPPLVIRNKPAVHEDDEGIHSSHEGGSDISDSASEGSDDSGLHSNDASSGKMPNDPETPTDEIPTPTELKSHMCIFCDRTFPLEVEYRRHLNRHLVNVYYMDATKASE; from the exons ATGTCAACCCAGGCCGTGTACGCCGTGGAGATGTTTCCGGTGGGTGTGCCGGTCATGGAGGATCTTTCAAGGAACACGCTGCCCGCCCCGCAGCTCGTCATGCTGGCCAACGTGGCGGCAGTGACGGCCGCGGAGGGCAGTGGCGATGGCGGCAGCGCCGCGGATGAGAAAGAAATGATGGAGCTGAAGACGGTGGGGTGTAGTTACTCAGACAGCGAGGATGAGGGCATCATCAG ATACAGCTACGACAACCAGAACCACTTGGAGGTGTGTATCGTGGAATATCCCGACTCTCCTGCGCCCAACGCGATGcctgtggaggaggacgagggggacAAGGCCGAGGACCTGTCTCAGCCACAAAcacccgccccccccgccgCGGACGAAACGCCACAGCAAGGCCCCAAACGCAAAGAGGCCCCTGCCGTCACCCCGGACAgcgccaagaagaagaagccattCCACTGCAAGCCGTGTCACTTCCAGGCCCAGAACGAGCAGCAGTTCGTGGAGCACCTGAGCAGCCACAGCGTCAGCAAGATGATGGTGGTGAACAAAGTGGAGGGCCGCagcaagaccaggaccaaggAGGCCGACGCCGCGCCGGCTGCCACCAGCGAGCAGGCGGAGAATGGCGGGGAGGCCAACGGGGGCGACAGCAAAGGGCTGATCCGGTGCGAGCGCTGTGGCTACAACACCAACCGATACGACCACTACATCGCACACCTGAAGCACCACAGCAAAGAGGGCGACGATCACAG gGTTTTTAAGTGCACCCTGTGTCCATACACCACGGTCAGCCAGTACCACTGGAGAAAACACCTGAGGAATCATTTCCCCAGCAAGCTGCACACCTGCAGCCAGTGTTCGTACTTCTCTGACCGCAAGAGCAACTACATCCAGcacatcagaacacacacag GTGTGCGTCCTTTCCAGTGTCTGTTCTGCGACTACTCCAGCTCCCAGAAGACCCACCTGACCCGACACATGCGAACGCATTCAG GCGAGCGCCCTTTCAAGTGTGAGAGCTGCAGCTACctggcagccaatcagcacgAGGTGACCCGGCACGCCAGGCAGGTCCACAACGGTCCCAAGCCCCTGTCCTGCCCGTACTGCGAGTACAAGACAGCTGACCGCAGCAACTTCAAGAAGCACGTAGAGCTGCACATTCACCCTCGCCAGTTCCTCTGCCCGCTCTGCAAGTACGCCGCCTCCAAGAAGTGCAACCTGCAGTACCACATCAAGTCCCGCCATTCTGGCTGCAACGTGTCCGTGGACATTTCCAAGGTCAAGCTGAAAAAGAAACCCACCGCggacggagcagaggagagtccagaggccAAGAAGGCGGAAACGTCCTACAGCGTCGAGGACGACTTCGATGTGGACGACGCAGACGAGGACTCGAGCCCCATCAACCTGTCTATCGGAAAGAGCAGTCAGGCCACTCAAACGGTGCAGAGCAGGTCTCTAGTGAAACCTGCCATCAACCCCGAGAAGGAGAAGGTGGTGAAGGTAAAAGAGAAGCCGGAACCAGAGAGAAAAGTCGCCAAAAGGcagaagaaggtggagaaggtCCCTGTGAGTCCTGCGGATAGCACAGCTGTCAAAGAAACTCAAGCAGCGGTTGAGAACTCCGACAAGGTCAAGAGACGAATCAAGAAGGTTTCAGCTGAGAAAGCAACGGTTCAGGACCAACAAGAAGGATCCCTAGTCCTCGCAGACCAAACGGAGACAGAGAATTATAACCAGCAAAGGTCAGAGGAAGCAAGGTCAGGGAAACAGAAGACGAAGAAAGAGCATCAGAAGGTTAACCAGAAGGAGAACAAAAACCTGAACAAACCCCAAAAGTCTGGATCCAAGAAGtctgacaaaaacacagaacatgCAGAAGATGCTGTGAAACCTGACGGTCCTGATAAGACTCCGAAAGAACAGAGGTTCAAGGTAAAAGCTGAaaagaggaaggctggagagGCTTTAGATCTGTCAAAGAAGTCTGGTACTCCCACTAAGACCAGAAAGCTGAAAGCCAAACCTGCTCCAGAAGACACCGTCAAGACTGAGCTCAACACTGCGGTGCGCAAATCCACAGGGGCCGGCTCAGGAAACCAGAAGAAGCCCAGAACAAAGAAATCTGCCAGCCCTCTGCAAACTGTGGATGCAGCCCTAGACAAGGCCATTAGTCCGTCCACTGAAGCTCCAGAAAGTTATTCTGCAGAAACCTGCTCAGacaagactggagcaggacCCAAGATGGCGGAAACCCATTCCAACCCAACAGGGACCAGATCCAACGCAGCTGGAAGCGGGCCTGGAAAGGCAGCAGCCAGTCCTGCTGTGTCAAATGCAGAGACAAAAGAAATTCCCCCCACAGGGTTTCAGAAGTCTGGCAAGAAACGCtcacaggaagaggaggttTCTTCAAGCAGCAGCTCCGGCGAGCTCACTCCCCCTGTGCCGGTCTTCCTGAAACCCACGTCTCCGCCTCCTCTGGTGATACGGAACAAACCCGCGGTTCACGAGGACGACGAGGGGATCCACAGCAGCCACGAGGGCGGCAGCGACATCAGCGACAGCGCCTCCGAGGGCAGCGACGACTCTGGCCTCCACAGCAACGACGCTTCCTCGGGTAAGATGCCGAACGACCCCGAAACGCCCACCGACGAGATCCCCACGCCAACAGAGCTCAAGAGCCACATGTGCATCTTCTGCGACCGCACATTCCCACTGGAGGTGGAGTACCGCCGCCACCTGAACCGCCACCTCGTCAATGTCTACTACATGGACGCCACAAAGGCTTCAGAGTGA
- the noa1 gene encoding nitric oxide-associated protein 1, with protein MLQVVQMCFRRQLCRSVASAAAGGAAPTRRSRVAAARGLTRGGARSCTVDPNLEEQFVFLDCVDLEEPNREEKDLVNHLKAACVPDPGPDPGLGLGIGFGLAPPQNHPRSLERQLQALKVENVQEEKLDSLIQFHDADFPLDESLVASKKKKKKKKGKGEHRVFGTPDVDEPVSDTCCSGCGAMLHCTSVSVPGYLPSEKYKKLLAEDGLGAATCQRCHLLTHHHQALSLQVTRDQYRDVVRRIRPLRALVLLVVDLVDLPDSIVPDLPELVGANKHIVVLGNKVDMLPADAPNYLQRVKRQLTQYCQDAGFGEQVTDVHLISAKTGYGVENLISRLQRSWKYSGDVYLVGSANAGKSTLFNTLLESDYCKSRASDVIHKATISPWPGTTLNLLKFPIINPTPHRMFRRQERLQAESEPSQEERRRLKRFSQQGYLVGRVGRTFRPSVRRSSEIEFDPDSLAFGEDDDGDMIKPTDNSCKEELSHNELKDARWLYDTPGILKELDVLNVLSDQEVRLVVPSVALIPRTFVLKPNMSLFVGALFRIDFLQGNASCWFSVLTSSRIPIHVTSVEKADEVYEKHAGNTLLGVPLGGRDRMKEFPALVPQEFRLEGRGYLEAAADITLSSAGWVAVTAVEGDQLLLKVHGPLAAGSRLRTPPLLPRIVSLKGERIRKTPAYKQLKWQPDKRLLGGGTATSKKK; from the exons ATGTTGCAGGTGGTCCAGATGTGTTTCCGCCGCCAGCTGTGCCGGAGCGTCGCCTCTGCCGCGgccggcggcgcggcgccgacCCGCCGCTCCCGCGTGGCGGCGGCTCGCGGCTTGACCCGCGGAGGAGCCAGGAGCTGCACCGTGGACCCGAACCTGGAGGAGCAGTTCGTGTTCCTGGACTGTGTTG ATCTGGAGGAGCCCAACCGGGAGGAGAAAGACCTGGTCAATCACCTGAAGGCCGCCTGTgttcctgatcctggtcctgatcctggtcttggtcttggtatTGGTTTTGGTCTGGCCCCCCCTCAGAATCATCCGAGGTCTTTGGAGCGTCAGTTGCAGGCGTTGAAGGTCGAAAATgtgcaggaggagaagctggactCTCTGATCCAGTTCCATGATGCGGACTTCCCGCTGGATGAGAGCCTGGTGGcctcaaagaagaagaaaaagaagaagaaggggaaagGTGAGCACCGGGTCTTTGGCACTCCGGATGTGGACGAGCCGGTCAGCGACACGTGCTGCTCCGGCTGCGGCGCCATGTTGCACTGCACCTCCGTCAGCGTTCCCGGGTACCTGCCCAGCGAGAAGTACAAGAAGCTGCTTGCGGAGGACGGTCTGGGCGCCGCCACCTGCCAGCGCTGCCACCTGCTgacccaccaccaccaggcGCTGAGCCTGCAGGTGACCCGGGACCAGTACCGGGACGTGGTGCGGCGCATCCGGCCGCTCCGCGCTCTGGTGCTGCTCGTGGTGGACCTGGTGGACCTGCCGGACTCCATCGTCCCCGACCTCCCCGAGCTAGTGGGCGCCAACAAACACATCGTTGTCCTCGGCAACAAGGTGGACATGCTGCCCGCCGACGCCCCCAACTACCTGCAGCGCGTCAAGCGGCAGCTCACTCAGTACTGTCAGGACGCCGGCTTCGGCGAACAGGTGACCGACGTCCACCTGATCAGCGCCAAGACCGGCTACGGAGTGGAGAACCTGATCTCCAGGCTGCAGCGGTCCTGGAAGTACAGCGGAGACGTGTACCTGGTGGGCAGCGCCAACGCCGGGAAGTCCACGCTCTTCAACACGCTGCTGGAGTCCGACTACTGCAAGTCCCGAGCCTCCGACGTCATCCACAAGGCCACCATCAGCCCGTGGCccg GGACCACTCTGAACCTGCTGAAGTTCCCCATCATCAACCCCACGCCGCACAGGATGTTCCGGCGCCAGGAGCGGCTGCAGGCGGAGAGCGAGCCGTCgcaggaggagcggcgccgACTGAAGCGCTTCAGTCAGCAGGGCTACCTCGTGG GTCGAGTGGGCAGAACGTTCCGGCCGAGCGTACGCAGAAGCAGTGAGATCGAGTTCGATCCAGACAGCTTGGCGTTTGGAGAAGACGACGATGGAGACATGATTAAACCGACAG ACAACAGCTGCAAGGAGGAGCTCAGCCATAATGAACTCAAAGACGCTCGCTGGCTGTACGACACCCCGGGAATCCTGAAGGAGCTCGat GTGTTGAATGTGCTGAGCGATCAGGAGGTCCGGCTGGTGGTCCCGTCTGTGGCTCTCATCCCTCGGACGTTTGTGCTGAAGCCCAACATGAGCCTGTTTGTCGGAGCCCTGTTCAGGATCGACTTCCTCCAG GGAAACGCATCCTGCTGGTTTTCAGTTCTGACCTCTTCCCGGATCCCCATCCACGTCACAAGTGTGGAAAAAGCTGACGAGGTCTACGAGAAACACGCCGGGAACACGCTGCTGGGG GTTCCACTGGGAGGCCGGGATCGGATGAAGGAATTTCCTGCGCTGGTTCCTCAGGAGTTCAGGCTGGAGGGCCGAGGTTACCTGGAGGCAGCTGCTGATATCACGCTGTCGTCTGCAG gctggGTGGCGGTGACGGCGGTGGAGGGCGATCAGCTCCTCCTGAAGGTTCACGGCCCGCTGGCGGCAGGTTCACGGCTGAGGACGCCGCCGCTGCTTCCCCGCATCGTGTCTCTGAAAGGAGAGCGGATCCGAAAGACGCCCGCGTACAAACAACTCAAATGGCAACCGGACAAGCGACTGCTGGGTGGTGGGACAGCCACCAGCAAGAAGAAATGA
- the nipsnap3a gene encoding protein NipSnap homolog 3A has translation MLNLRCALRSAALLRAPAAAAAQSGALPSSGLQRHAGLATGPQQKQSTFYELRTYNIRPDQTTAFLKLTNEKIHLRTAHSELLGYWNVEYGALNQVFHIWKYDSYSQRAGVRAALAQDPSWVSDYLSKAIPMLTSQDNAVAYLVPWCTLRRPPQEGGVFELVSFRMRPGGPAVWGHSFQAALTSHDASGYGKLLGAFHNEYGQMNTVHALWWFENADKRAELRQKAHNDARVVAAVRESVAHLDLQTARLMYACPFSPMK, from the exons ATGCTGAATTTGCGCTGTGCACTGAGATCCGCCGCGCTCCTGCGcgctcccgctgctgctgctgctcag AGCGGTGCCCTCCCGTCCTCCGGGCTGCAGCGCCATGCAGGCCTGGCCACCGGGCCCCAGCAGAAACAGTCCACCTTCTATGAGCTCCGCACCTACAACATcaggccagaccagaccacCGCCTTCCTCAAACTGACCAATGAGAAGATCCACCTGCGCACCGCCCACTCCGAGCTGCTGGGCTATTGGAACGTGGAGTACGGTGCCCTGAACCAGGTGTTCCACATCTGGAAGTACG acagctacTCCCAGCGGGCGGGGGTGCGTGCTGCTTTGGCCCAGGATCCGTCCTGGGTCTCAGATTACCTCTCCAAGGCGATCCCCATGCTGACGTCTCAGGACAACGCCGTGGCGTACCTGGTGCCCTGGTGCACTCTGAGGAGGCCGCCACAGGAGGgcg gtgtctTTGAGCTTGTCTCCTTCCGGATGCGCCCAGGAGGCCCGGCTGTGTGGGGCCACTCGTTCCAGGCCGCCCTCACCTCCCATGATGCATCGGGGTACGGCAAGCTGCTGGGAGCTTTCCACAATGAGTACGGACAGATGAACACTG tTCACGCCCTCTGGTGGTTCGAGAACGCCGACAAGCGGGCCGAACTCCGGCAGAAAGCTCACAACGACGCCAGGGTGGTGGCTGCAG TGAGGGAGAGCGTGGCCCACCTGGACTTGCAGACGGCTCGCCTCATGTACGCATGTCCCTTTTCCCCGATGAAGTGA
- the LOC115396380 gene encoding protein NipSnap homolog 3A-like, translating into MLNLRCALRSAALLRAPAAAAAQSGALPSSGLQPCAGLAIGPQQKQSTFYELRTYNIRPDQTAAFLKLTNEKIHLRTAHSELLGFWNVEYGAMNQVFHIWKYDSYSQRAGVRAAVAQDPSWVSDFLSKAIPMLTSQDNAVAYLVPWCTLRRPPQEGGVFELVSFRMRPGGPAVWGHSFQAALTSHDASGYGKLLGAFHNEYGQLNTVHALWWFENADKRAELRQKAHNDARVVAAVRESVAHLDSQTARLMYACPFSPMK; encoded by the exons ATGCTGAATTTGCGCTGTGCACTGAGATCCGCCGCGCTCCTGCGcgctcccgctgctgctgctgctcag AGCGGTGCCCTCCCGTCCTCCGGGCTGCAGCCCTGTGCAGGCCTGGCCATCGGGCCCCAGCAGAAACAGTCCACTTTCTACGAGCTCCGCACCTACAACATCCGGCCAGACCAGACCGCCGCCTTCCTCAAACTGACCAATGAGAAGATCCACCTGCGCACCGCCCACTCCGAGCTGCTGGGCTTTTGGAACGTGGAGTACGGCGCTATGAACCAGGTGTTCCACATCTGGAAGTACG ACAGCTACTCCCAGCGGGCGGGGGTGCGTGCTGCTGTGGCTCAGGATCCGTCCTGGGTGTCAGATTTCCTCTCCAAGGCGATCCCCATGCTGACGTCTCAGGACAACGCCGTGGCGTACCTGGTGCCCTGGTGCACTCTGAGGAGGCCGCCACAGGAGGgcg GTGTCTTTGAGCTCGTCTCCTTCCGGATGCGCCCAGGAGGCCCGGCTGTGTGGGGCCACTCGTTCCAGGCCGCCCTCACCTCCCATGATGCATCGGGGTACGGCAAGCTGCTGGGAGCTTTCCACAACGAGTACGGACAGCTGAACACTG tTCACGCCCTCTGGTGGTTCGAGAACGCCGACAAGCGGGCCGAACTCCGGCAGAAAGCTCACAACGACGCCAGGGTGGTGGCTGCAG TGAGGGAGAGCGTGGCCCACCTGGACTCGCAGACGGCTCGCCTCATGTACGCATGTCCCTTTTCCCCGATGAAGTGA